A genomic segment from Luteolibacter ambystomatis encodes:
- the phnA gene encoding phosphonoacetate hydrolase yields MSFAANNRSYNPPARPIAVLCIDGCADEYISASIAAGKMPRTEAMVRKGYRGMVRGALPSFTNVNNSAIVTGMPPAVTGICGNFFLNPETGEEVMMNGPEFRRCGTLLTAAADAGRKVAFITAKEKLRTVLGDGIVERGGIVFSSEKVNEAKKETHGVDDAESIIGKPRPEIYSGDASVYVLEAGAALVEQGKADFLYLSLTDFMQHKYAPEAPESLEFYGQLDEQIGRLLDAGCIVAATADHGMNAKNKADGSPNVIYVETLLKETFGDNLRVICPITDPYVVHHGALGSLVMVHLEDASKTEEIADFLIRQDGITEVYNREMSALKLELAPDRIGDLTVLCGRDYVVGKTPEHHDLSVLKGGLRSHGGRYEEMVPLLLSEPLNAEYVRKAQGDPRNFDVFDFACNASN; encoded by the coding sequence ATGTCATTTGCCGCCAACAACCGGTCTTACAATCCTCCCGCCCGTCCCATCGCCGTTCTCTGCATTGACGGTTGCGCCGACGAATATATCTCAGCCTCAATCGCTGCCGGGAAAATGCCGCGCACCGAGGCGATGGTGAGAAAGGGCTACCGCGGTATGGTCCGGGGGGCGTTGCCGTCCTTCACCAACGTCAATAATTCGGCGATTGTGACCGGGATGCCGCCTGCCGTGACTGGTATTTGCGGAAACTTTTTTCTCAATCCGGAAACCGGCGAGGAGGTCATGATGAACGGTCCGGAATTCCGCCGCTGTGGCACCCTCTTGACCGCTGCCGCGGATGCCGGTCGCAAGGTCGCCTTCATCACCGCGAAGGAGAAGCTCCGCACCGTGCTGGGCGACGGCATCGTTGAACGCGGAGGCATCGTCTTCTCCTCGGAGAAGGTGAATGAGGCGAAGAAAGAAACCCATGGCGTGGATGATGCCGAGTCGATCATCGGCAAGCCACGTCCGGAGATTTATTCCGGGGATGCTTCCGTTTATGTGCTGGAGGCAGGTGCGGCGCTCGTCGAGCAGGGCAAGGCGGACTTCCTCTATCTCTCGCTGACGGACTTCATGCAGCACAAGTATGCTCCGGAAGCTCCGGAGAGCCTGGAGTTTTACGGCCAGCTCGATGAGCAGATCGGCCGCCTTCTGGATGCCGGGTGCATCGTGGCCGCCACCGCCGACCACGGCATGAATGCCAAGAACAAGGCGGATGGTTCTCCGAATGTGATCTACGTGGAGACGCTGCTGAAGGAAACCTTCGGCGATAATCTCCGCGTCATCTGCCCGATCACCGATCCATATGTAGTGCATCACGGCGCGCTCGGTTCGCTGGTGATGGTTCATTTGGAGGATGCTTCCAAGACGGAAGAGATCGCCGATTTCCTGATCCGCCAGGATGGCATCACCGAGGTCTACAACCGCGAGATGTCCGCGCTGAAGCTGGAGCTCGCCCCCGATCGCATCGGTGATCTCACCGTGCTCTGCGGCCGTGACTATGTCGTCGGCAAGACGCCGGAGCACCACGATCTCAGCGTGCTGAAGGGTGGCCTGCGCTCCCATGGCGGCCGTTACGAGGAAATGGTTCCGCTGTTGCTCTCCGAGCCCCTCAATGCGGAATACGTCCGCAAAGCGCAGGGTGATCCGCGCAACTTCGATGTCTTCGATTTCGCTTGCAACGCCAGCAACTGA
- a CDS encoding beta strand repeat-containing protein: MKPSLLLLAFLGSFSTASAATINWTDGGDASGAWNNLLFNSQAYSAVDDLVIGGTAAKTVTMGAGVTAPATLLISNTGNTTLNSTSGPAGGALTKTGAGRLILTGGANNFSSVSISGGPASQTGGAVELSTLTGGVYNGLGSGAITLGNTSAMTAFFFGASGTLSNNIALTTSNAATWLTGTAGGRVTTLSGVISGGNASADLRLDNNTAAGVGRFVFTNAANTFTINRFFMNRGGLEFTSDGALGNAANDLFLDVTSSNAGTGLLFGADNITLNSGRSVTVNSTTVVDTQTFNGSRIDGTLTLTGQMVKRGAGTLIVNGAGSGSGGIQVVVGGIQIGAGGTTGSIGTGNVSLASGTSLSFNRTDTGLTVGGVISGAGSVTQSGTGTTSLTGTNTYSGGTTIASGAVSISNGSGLGTGAVTVTKLTGGDLLTVTNNAAITLANDIALSAPTSAQTFNLIKNSSSASGGTQLSLTGVISGGSANHTLFLNTNTSGDNTTTFRFAGNNTFRSSIQLNRGAIVVAHANGLGNTANILKLDGNNNTTLGDLRFEIGMTLANSAQLIAGQTNVSTGTNAVEMSGVMSGSGALNKLGTGALTLSNTNTYSGATIVSAGTLFVNGSLGNGAVTVASGATLGGTGSVGGSVTVNGSFAPGAGNIESLNVGGSLALNNSADFEIDATSHTNDLAVVAANLAFGGVLNVTNLSGTLALNDSFDLFNFSAGTGTFSAVNLPTLDGGLSWDTSALYTTGAITVVPEPGTAFVGGLGLLLILRRRR; encoded by the coding sequence ATGAAACCTTCTCTCCTGCTTCTCGCATTTCTCGGCAGTTTCTCCACAGCATCCGCCGCGACGATCAATTGGACGGACGGAGGCGATGCCAGCGGTGCCTGGAACAACCTGCTTTTCAACAGCCAGGCGTACTCGGCCGTGGATGATCTGGTGATCGGCGGAACCGCGGCGAAGACCGTGACGATGGGTGCGGGAGTGACGGCTCCGGCCACGCTGCTGATCTCCAATACGGGCAATACGACGCTCAACAGCACGTCCGGCCCGGCAGGAGGAGCATTGACGAAGACGGGTGCGGGCCGGCTGATCCTCACTGGCGGCGCGAACAATTTTTCTTCCGTCTCCATCTCCGGTGGCCCGGCGTCGCAAACCGGTGGCGCGGTCGAGCTGAGCACTCTGACCGGTGGTGTTTACAACGGACTCGGCAGCGGTGCGATCACGCTGGGGAATACCTCGGCGATGACCGCGTTCTTTTTCGGCGCGTCCGGCACCTTGTCGAACAACATCGCGCTGACCACCAGCAACGCCGCCACTTGGTTGACCGGTACTGCGGGAGGACGCGTCACCACGCTCTCCGGCGTGATCTCCGGAGGAAATGCTTCCGCCGATCTGCGGCTGGACAACAACACCGCGGCCGGGGTCGGGCGCTTCGTGTTCACGAATGCGGCGAACACTTTCACGATCAACCGCTTTTTCATGAACCGCGGCGGCCTGGAGTTCACCAGCGATGGTGCTCTCGGCAATGCTGCGAACGATTTGTTTCTCGATGTCACCAGCAGCAATGCCGGTACCGGCCTGCTTTTCGGCGCGGACAATATCACGCTCAACAGCGGGCGCTCGGTGACGGTCAACTCCACCACCGTTGTCGATACCCAGACCTTCAACGGCAGCCGCATCGATGGCACGCTGACCCTGACCGGCCAGATGGTGAAACGGGGCGCGGGCACGCTCATCGTGAATGGCGCGGGCAGCGGGAGCGGTGGCATCCAGGTGGTCGTGGGCGGCATTCAGATCGGGGCGGGTGGAACCACAGGCTCGATTGGCACCGGGAACGTCTCGCTGGCGTCCGGCACCTCGCTTTCCTTCAACCGCACGGATACGGGACTCACCGTAGGTGGGGTGATCTCCGGGGCGGGGTCGGTGACCCAGAGCGGCACCGGCACGACTTCCCTGACGGGCACGAACACCTACAGCGGCGGCACGACGATCGCGTCCGGCGCGGTTTCCATTTCCAATGGCAGCGGCCTCGGCACCGGCGCTGTCACCGTGACCAAGCTCACGGGCGGTGACCTGCTGACGGTGACGAACAACGCGGCGATCACGCTTGCCAATGACATCGCGCTTTCCGCTCCCACGTCCGCGCAGACCTTCAATCTCATCAAGAACAGTTCCTCCGCCTCCGGTGGCACGCAGCTCAGTCTCACCGGCGTGATCAGCGGCGGCAGCGCGAATCACACGCTGTTCCTGAACACCAATACCTCCGGCGACAATACCACGACCTTCCGTTTCGCCGGGAACAACACGTTCCGGTCGAGCATCCAGCTCAACCGCGGCGCGATCGTGGTGGCGCATGCCAACGGTCTCGGCAATACCGCCAATATCCTCAAATTGGACGGTAACAACAACACCACGCTCGGCGACCTGCGGTTCGAGATCGGCATGACCCTGGCGAATTCGGCGCAGCTGATCGCCGGCCAAACCAATGTCAGCACCGGCACGAATGCGGTCGAGATGTCCGGGGTGATGAGTGGAAGCGGTGCCTTGAACAAGCTGGGCACCGGTGCGCTGACCCTTTCCAACACGAACACCTATTCCGGTGCGACCATCGTGTCCGCGGGCACGCTGTTCGTGAATGGATCTCTCGGGAATGGTGCGGTGACTGTGGCGTCCGGCGCGACGCTCGGAGGAACCGGTTCGGTCGGAGGTAGTGTGACCGTGAACGGTTCCTTCGCACCCGGTGCGGGCAATATCGAATCACTGAATGTCGGTGGCAGCCTGGCCCTCAACAATTCAGCGGATTTCGAGATCGATGCCACCAGCCACACCAACGACCTCGCGGTGGTGGCGGCGAATCTGGCGTTCGGCGGCGTATTGAACGTCACCAATCTGTCCGGGACGCTGGCTTTGAACGATAGCTTCGACCTTTTCAATTTTTCGGCCGGCACGGGCACCTTTTCGGCGGTCAATCTGCCGACCTTGGACGGCGGCTTGAGCTGGGACACGTCCGCCCTCTACACCACCGGTGCGATCACCGTGGTGCCGGAGCCGGGGACTGCTTTCGTGGGTGGTCTGGGCCTGCTCCTGATCCTGCGCCGCCGTCGTTGA
- a CDS encoding XylR family transcriptional regulator: protein MAAKLPDPATKPFFRVGVRLTDWAQGFGNRIFGGVLDFIRSGVQFELEFEQPSGGDIEPVKLDKHWDGDGLMVFRYTQEEAEAWKARGISVVNLSSEEPSKGPVFPRVTMDNQRCGRMAADHLLTLGLKHFAFWHDPNRVYSHERLEGFRQRLAEENLEVEVISIPSSTFPKNLRARQIEEMGKRQIGRLQPPCGLFAKDDITAVCAIRAARQCGLRIPQDIPVLGVSDDIVYCHATRPPISSLRFPGRAIGQAAAELLHRMMRGETVAPDTRIKVPSLGVVVRESTGHVELPDPIVSAALNLIRKADPKEPLTAEELGRRVGASREALRVRFREALGRTPKEEIDRIRAEHACELLKRTNATLQKIAADCGFNGSDEFCRFFKRVKGVTPGTWRNS from the coding sequence ATGGCCGCGAAACTTCCCGATCCTGCCACCAAACCCTTCTTCCGGGTGGGCGTGCGCCTCACGGATTGGGCGCAGGGTTTCGGCAACCGGATCTTCGGCGGCGTGCTGGATTTCATCCGCTCCGGGGTGCAGTTCGAGCTGGAGTTCGAGCAACCCAGCGGCGGCGACATCGAACCGGTGAAGCTCGACAAGCACTGGGATGGCGATGGCCTGATGGTTTTCCGCTACACCCAGGAGGAAGCGGAGGCGTGGAAGGCCCGTGGCATCAGCGTGGTGAATCTCAGTTCCGAAGAACCATCGAAAGGCCCGGTGTTCCCGCGCGTGACGATGGACAACCAGCGTTGCGGCCGGATGGCGGCGGATCATCTGCTCACGCTCGGACTGAAACACTTCGCCTTCTGGCACGATCCGAACCGGGTCTATTCCCACGAGCGATTGGAGGGCTTCCGCCAGCGTCTGGCGGAGGAGAATCTGGAGGTGGAGGTGATTTCCATCCCCTCCAGCACGTTTCCCAAGAACCTGCGCGCACGCCAGATCGAGGAAATGGGCAAGCGCCAGATCGGCCGCCTGCAACCTCCCTGCGGCTTGTTCGCGAAGGATGACATCACCGCGGTTTGCGCGATCCGCGCGGCACGCCAATGCGGTCTGAGAATCCCACAGGACATCCCGGTGCTGGGAGTTTCCGATGACATCGTCTATTGTCACGCCACCCGGCCGCCGATCAGCAGCCTGCGCTTTCCCGGCCGCGCCATCGGCCAGGCCGCTGCGGAGCTGCTGCACCGGATGATGCGTGGCGAAACAGTGGCCCCGGACACGCGGATCAAGGTGCCCTCGCTCGGCGTGGTGGTCCGCGAATCCACCGGGCATGTCGAACTGCCGGACCCGATCGTCAGCGCCGCCCTCAATCTCATCCGCAAGGCCGATCCCAAGGAACCACTGACCGCGGAGGAACTCGGCCGCCGCGTGGGTGCGTCCCGTGAGGCGTTGCGCGTGCGTTTCCGTGAAGCGCTGGGCCGCACGCCGAAGGAAGAGATCGACCGCATCCGCGCCGAACACGCGTGCGAACTTCTGAAGCGGACGAATGCCACACTTCAGAAAATCGCGGCCGATTGCGGCTTCAATGGCAGCGACGAGTTCTGCCGCTTCTTCAAGCGCGTGAAAGGCGTGACGCCCGGCACGTGGCGGAACAGTTGA
- a CDS encoding alkaline phosphatase family protein, with translation MRSILCFVALSFQPLLAATVVWDDANSNNAWNTTDANWTGGAIFANGNDATFSGTTGETVTVVAGGVSPASTSITANGAYTFSGGSIGGTLSKAGTGALTLNSANAFTSVALNGGSITVGNAGALGGGTLTIGSGAASGTGSNLVHFTAGSKTVANNIVLPNDSATTNRRFSNAGGSTDVYTLSGTISGGGAGTILYFDNGTSGDTSRLFRLSGTNTFTGKVQVNRGSLQIDSDAAFGGTSNTVTYNANSGSKLIFSNAMTYTHATTLSTATVFDTGANAVTASGVISGSNTFTKSGTGTLTLSAANTWSGTSSVGAGTLVVTGSLSSSANAVTVQSGATLAGTGTINRPVVVNGSVAPGVTGTGTLTTGALTLAPGSAYDCQITDWNGSAGAGSDTLTSGALSLTATTASKFTVRVNGTGMTGFSETSKSFTLIAASAVPTGLTADNVTVTTTGFSGTGTWAVQASGNNLVLVYTPGGPPLNLYDDKHVLVIGMDGCRADALKQQVETGNAPNIAGLVANGTVTWNAHAGGDLGTPTQQPTISGPGWTSILTGTYTNVHHVVDNSSPPYDQPATVGSYMVSQAPHFARHLVETKPGTYVSSIASWSWIEDYTVAAQPGYFGYHAKGSGSSYALRDNDVAAKAVANLSSANPDVMFLHFDQVDGAGHSLGFSPTVPGYMTAIQNVDTLVGNVLGAIAARPNYASEQWMVIITADHGGNGVSHGGQSAGERTITFLVSGGGVPVGVSTASPGHGAVPATLMRYLGLSIPAAWNLAEDGFITGPTFAAVRSGGSAQLAWTMPAAGVPGLTGFELRRNGATVGTYTLAQSSATDLTPDGGANNYELVLLGTAEATLKQSLFIPGGNQRVWDDANANNNWNTTDANWTEGAVFANGNDAFFAGATGEVVAVDAGGVTPAAITISGAGSYTFSGGSILGGTLAKTGAGTLTLSSANAFPSVSLSAGPDSQSAGAVNVGSFGALGAGTVTLANASSMTAFYFAPALGSGTLANNIVLSSPVSAVTTRLLADETNVTVTLSGILSGGNANQELLIDNDSSSSDVGKIRLTNVSNSFTVSRIRMNRGGLVVTSDAALGNASNGLALDVSSNLANSGLVMEGAVTLGSTRPINILSQTVIDTQATADTVKGAITYGAQLVKRGSAALRLEGAGTGTGGISLVEGSLTPVVATAFGTGTLSVSTTAAAGFLDATALPATSTLANAIVLPSDSAGVLRTVLMTSGAGKQLELSGVISGGGANTTLYLNTSTTGDTAAVFLLSGTNTFTGKTQLNRGSLSITSNAALGATANSLMIDANTGSKLSFLAPMSFTHPVALSTETIFDTAANAVDMTAVLSGSAAWTKNGTGTLTLSGANTHTGGIAVAVGKLQVTGTLASSSNAVVVSTGATLGGTGTINRPVTINGTLAPGATIGTLAIGNTLTLGTGSAVAFDLANWTGAAGSGYDTISTNAVNITATSGSKLTVNVNAAGLVNFTESPRTFVIASAASAPTGLVAGNWAVAVSGFSGTGTWTLQASGNNLVLAYNPAGMSGYAAWAANKLTVGQDPAFNADPDGDGLMNGIEFVLGTEPGSGITNSLPMLQDTGDNIVFTFRRTHDSESLDPHVETSESLAGGSWTPVTTGISVQADGETADMVTVTIPKTARTKLFVRLTVTLP, from the coding sequence ATGCGCTCGATCCTCTGTTTTGTTGCCCTTTCTTTCCAACCCCTCCTGGCCGCCACGGTGGTTTGGGACGATGCGAACTCCAACAACGCCTGGAATACCACCGACGCCAACTGGACCGGTGGAGCCATCTTTGCCAACGGCAATGATGCCACCTTTTCCGGAACCACCGGTGAAACGGTGACCGTGGTGGCAGGTGGCGTTTCCCCCGCCTCCACCAGCATCACGGCGAACGGCGCCTATACATTCTCCGGGGGAAGCATCGGCGGCACTTTGTCGAAGGCGGGCACCGGCGCGCTGACGCTGAACTCGGCGAACGCCTTCACCTCTGTTGCTCTGAACGGCGGCAGCATCACCGTGGGCAATGCGGGGGCTCTCGGCGGCGGTACGCTCACCATCGGCAGCGGCGCGGCGAGCGGCACCGGATCGAACCTCGTACACTTCACCGCGGGTAGCAAGACGGTGGCGAACAACATTGTCCTGCCGAATGACTCGGCCACCACCAACCGCCGGTTCTCCAATGCGGGTGGCAGCACGGACGTTTACACGCTTTCCGGCACGATCAGCGGCGGTGGTGCGGGCACGATCCTGTATTTCGACAATGGCACTTCCGGTGATACCAGCCGCCTGTTCCGCCTGAGCGGCACAAACACCTTCACGGGAAAGGTCCAGGTCAACCGCGGGAGCCTGCAGATCGATTCGGATGCGGCTTTTGGAGGCACCTCCAACACGGTGACCTACAACGCCAACAGCGGGTCCAAGCTGATCTTCAGCAATGCGATGACCTACACGCATGCGACCACACTGAGCACCGCGACAGTCTTCGACACCGGTGCCAATGCGGTGACCGCCAGCGGCGTGATCAGCGGCAGCAATACCTTCACCAAGTCGGGGACGGGCACACTCACCTTGTCTGCGGCAAATACCTGGTCCGGCACCAGTTCGGTCGGTGCGGGTACGTTGGTTGTCACCGGATCGCTCTCCAGTTCGGCGAATGCCGTCACCGTCCAGAGCGGAGCGACGCTGGCAGGCACCGGCACGATCAACCGCCCGGTGGTGGTGAATGGCTCGGTGGCTCCCGGCGTGACGGGAACCGGCACGCTCACCACCGGTGCGCTGACGCTGGCCCCGGGGTCGGCTTATGATTGTCAGATCACGGATTGGAACGGCAGTGCGGGCGCCGGTTCCGATACGCTCACCTCCGGCGCGTTGTCCCTGACCGCCACCACGGCTTCGAAGTTCACCGTGCGTGTCAATGGAACCGGCATGACCGGCTTCAGCGAGACTTCGAAGAGCTTCACGCTGATCGCCGCCAGTGCCGTGCCCACCGGCCTCACGGCGGACAATGTCACTGTGACCACCACCGGCTTCAGCGGCACCGGCACCTGGGCGGTGCAGGCATCCGGAAACAATCTGGTGCTCGTTTATACGCCCGGTGGCCCGCCCTTGAATCTCTATGATGACAAGCATGTGCTTGTCATCGGCATGGATGGCTGCCGCGCCGATGCGCTCAAGCAGCAGGTGGAGACCGGCAATGCGCCGAACATCGCCGGACTGGTGGCGAACGGCACCGTCACCTGGAACGCGCACGCGGGTGGCGACCTCGGCACCCCGACCCAGCAGCCGACCATTTCGGGGCCGGGATGGACCAGCATTCTCACCGGTACCTATACGAACGTCCACCATGTCGTGGACAACTCCTCGCCACCCTATGACCAGCCGGCGACGGTGGGCTCCTACATGGTCAGCCAGGCACCCCACTTCGCCCGGCATCTGGTCGAGACGAAGCCGGGCACCTATGTCAGCTCGATCGCGAGTTGGAGCTGGATCGAGGACTACACGGTGGCGGCGCAGCCGGGCTACTTCGGCTACCATGCGAAAGGCAGCGGATCGAGCTACGCACTCCGTGACAACGATGTGGCAGCCAAGGCGGTGGCGAATCTCTCGTCCGCGAATCCGGATGTGATGTTCCTGCACTTCGACCAGGTCGATGGCGCGGGCCATTCGCTCGGGTTCTCGCCCACCGTTCCGGGATACATGACCGCGATCCAGAATGTGGATACGCTGGTCGGCAATGTGCTTGGTGCCATTGCCGCTCGTCCGAACTACGCGTCCGAGCAGTGGATGGTCATCATCACCGCGGACCATGGTGGCAATGGCGTCTCGCACGGCGGACAATCGGCGGGGGAGAGAACGATCACGTTCCTCGTTTCAGGTGGCGGTGTTCCGGTGGGTGTGAGTACGGCCAGCCCGGGGCATGGCGCGGTGCCCGCCACGCTGATGCGCTATCTCGGCCTCAGTATTCCGGCCGCTTGGAACCTGGCGGAAGACGGCTTCATCACCGGACCGACCTTTGCCGCGGTGCGCAGCGGTGGATCCGCACAACTCGCATGGACGATGCCCGCGGCTGGCGTCCCCGGCCTGACCGGTTTCGAACTGCGGCGCAACGGTGCGACCGTGGGCACCTACACACTCGCGCAGTCCTCCGCCACCGACCTCACGCCGGACGGTGGCGCCAACAACTACGAGCTCGTGCTTCTTGGCACCGCGGAAGCAACGCTCAAGCAATCGCTGTTCATCCCGGGTGGCAATCAGCGCGTATGGGACGATGCCAACGCCAACAACAACTGGAACACCACCGATGCGAATTGGACGGAGGGCGCCGTGTTCGCCAATGGCAATGATGCCTTCTTTGCCGGAGCGACCGGCGAGGTAGTGGCGGTCGATGCGGGTGGCGTAACTCCCGCGGCGATCACGATTTCCGGAGCGGGCTCTTATACTTTCAGCGGCGGTTCGATACTCGGCGGCACTCTCGCCAAGACCGGTGCGGGTACGCTCACACTCTCCAGCGCGAATGCGTTCCCTTCGGTTTCGCTTTCCGCCGGGCCGGACAGCCAGAGCGCGGGAGCGGTGAACGTTGGTTCGTTTGGCGCGCTGGGCGCGGGCACCGTCACGCTGGCGAACGCTTCAAGCATGACCGCATTCTATTTCGCACCGGCGCTCGGCAGCGGCACGCTTGCCAACAACATCGTGCTGTCTTCGCCTGTGTCCGCCGTCACCACACGCCTGCTCGCGGATGAGACGAACGTGACCGTCACGCTTTCCGGCATCCTCTCCGGCGGCAATGCGAATCAGGAGCTGCTGATCGACAACGATTCGAGTTCGAGCGATGTCGGCAAGATCCGGCTCACGAATGTATCGAACTCCTTCACCGTTTCCCGTATCCGCATGAACCGTGGAGGCCTGGTGGTGACCTCGGATGCCGCCCTTGGCAACGCATCGAATGGTCTGGCGCTGGATGTATCCAGCAACCTTGCGAACTCCGGTCTGGTAATGGAAGGTGCCGTCACGCTTGGCTCCACCCGTCCGATCAACATCCTGTCCCAGACCGTGATCGATACCCAGGCGACCGCGGATACCGTCAAGGGAGCGATCACATATGGAGCGCAACTGGTGAAACGTGGCAGCGCCGCATTGCGTTTGGAGGGTGCGGGCACCGGAACCGGCGGCATCAGCTTGGTCGAAGGCAGCCTCACACCGGTGGTGGCCACCGCCTTCGGCACCGGCACGCTTTCGGTTTCCACCACGGCCGCCGCTGGCTTCCTCGATGCGACCGCGTTGCCTGCTACTTCGACGCTGGCGAATGCCATCGTGCTGCCTTCCGATTCCGCCGGGGTTCTCCGCACCGTGCTGATGACCTCGGGTGCGGGCAAGCAGTTGGAGCTCTCCGGTGTGATCTCCGGAGGTGGGGCGAACACCACGCTTTATCTCAATACCAGCACCACGGGTGATACCGCCGCGGTCTTCCTGCTCAGCGGCACGAATACCTTCACCGGCAAGACCCAGCTCAATCGCGGCAGCCTTTCAATCACTTCCAATGCGGCTCTCGGTGCCACCGCGAACAGCCTGATGATCGATGCGAACACCGGATCGAAGCTTTCGTTCCTCGCGCCGATGTCCTTTACCCATCCGGTGGCACTCAGTACCGAGACGATATTCGATACGGCGGCCAATGCGGTGGATATGACCGCCGTTCTCTCCGGCAGTGCCGCATGGACGAAGAACGGCACCGGTACGCTGACCCTCTCGGGCGCGAACACGCATACGGGCGGTATCGCCGTCGCGGTGGGCAAGCTGCAAGTGACCGGCACGCTGGCCTCATCCTCCAATGCCGTTGTGGTTTCAACCGGTGCAACCCTCGGCGGCACCGGCACGATCAACCGCCCGGTCACGATCAATGGCACGCTCGCTCCGGGGGCGACGATCGGCACGCTGGCGATCGGAAACACGCTCACGCTGGGAACGGGTTCCGCCGTCGCCTTCGATCTCGCGAATTGGACCGGAGCCGCCGGATCCGGCTACGATACCATTAGTACGAATGCCGTGAACATCACCGCCACCAGCGGATCGAAGCTCACCGTGAACGTGAACGCCGCGGGTCTCGTGAACTTCACCGAATCACCCAGGACCTTCGTCATTGCCTCCGCGGCCAGCGCGCCGACCGGCCTTGTGGCGGGTAATTGGGCGGTGGCCGTGAGCGGTTTCTCGGGAACCGGCACATGGACGCTCCAGGCCTCCGGCAACAATCTCGTGCTGGCCTACAACCCGGCGGGCATGTCCGGCTACGCCGCCTGGGCGGCCAACAAGCTGACCGTTGGCCAGGACCCGGCTTTCAATGCAGATCCGGATGGCGATGGTCTCATGAATGGCATTGAGTTCGTGCTCGGCACCGAACCCGGCAGCGGTATCACGAACAGTTTGCCGATGCTTCAGGATACGGGCGACAACATCGTCTTCACCTTCCGCCGGACCCATGACTCCGAATCGCTGGATCCGCATGTGGAAACCAGCGAATCGCTGGCCGGAGGAAGCTGGACGCCGGTGACGACAGGCATTTCCGTGCAAGCGGATGGTGAGACGGCGGACATGGTCACCGTCACGATTCCCAAGACGGCTCGCACGAAACTCTTCGTGCGCCTCACGGTGACCCTGCCGTAG
- a CDS encoding XylR family transcriptional regulator has product MRRRNSSLPELKRRYRVGVRLIDWSQGFGYRLFPGILEVARSGNDLELEFEQPSGGDLAPVRIDESWEGDGLLVYRYTAAEAVAWKRKGISVVNLSAEHPLNCPVFPRVTLDNDAAGTMAARHLLTLGLKRFAYWHDPHRRYSTERLESFRREISRSGYDVQVLEVPASHYPDASRAAKIEDLAWRLLAKLEPPTGLFTKDDISAVCAVRALATLGLRCPEDVPVLGVADDMVHCSITRPALSSVRYPGRLIGSQAAQLLVRMMQGEVVPEGTRMLVKPVQLTLRESTGLVELPDEVVTKAMRFIRATVPERGVSVEELCRTAGVSRELLRQRFQAVLGRTPKEEIDRQRAQIVCDKLRRTDWTIDRIAGDLGFGAADELCRFFKRTTGTTPGEFRRGGSAKIA; this is encoded by the coding sequence ATGAGACGCCGCAACTCCAGCCTGCCGGAACTGAAACGCCGCTACCGCGTGGGGGTGCGGTTGATCGACTGGTCGCAGGGTTTCGGCTACCGGTTGTTCCCCGGCATTCTGGAGGTCGCGCGTTCCGGCAATGATCTCGAACTCGAATTCGAGCAACCCAGCGGAGGGGATCTCGCGCCCGTCCGTATCGACGAATCCTGGGAAGGCGACGGCCTGCTGGTGTATCGCTATACGGCTGCCGAAGCGGTGGCGTGGAAGCGCAAGGGCATCTCGGTGGTGAACCTGAGCGCGGAGCATCCGCTGAACTGCCCGGTCTTCCCGCGCGTGACCCTCGACAACGATGCCGCCGGCACGATGGCCGCCCGCCATTTGCTCACGCTCGGTCTGAAGCGCTTCGCCTACTGGCACGATCCACACCGCCGCTATTCGACGGAGCGGCTGGAATCTTTCCGCCGGGAAATCAGCCGCAGCGGCTATGACGTGCAGGTGCTGGAAGTTCCCGCTTCCCACTATCCCGATGCCAGCCGCGCGGCGAAGATCGAGGATCTCGCCTGGCGTCTGCTGGCAAAGCTGGAGCCGCCCACCGGGCTCTTCACCAAGGATGACATCTCCGCGGTCTGCGCGGTACGGGCGCTGGCCACCTTGGGACTACGCTGTCCGGAGGACGTGCCGGTGCTCGGCGTGGCGGATGACATGGTACACTGCAGCATCACCCGCCCGGCGCTCAGCAGCGTACGCTATCCGGGCCGCCTGATCGGCAGCCAGGCCGCCCAGTTGCTGGTGCGCATGATGCAGGGCGAGGTGGTGCCGGAGGGCACCCGCATGCTGGTCAAGCCGGTACAACTGACCCTGCGGGAATCCACCGGCCTGGTGGAGCTTCCCGATGAAGTGGTGACCAAGGCGATGCGTTTCATCCGCGCGACGGTGCCGGAGCGCGGAGTGAGCGTGGAGGAACTGTGCCGCACCGCCGGTGTCTCCCGAGAGCTTCTGCGGCAACGCTTCCAAGCCGTCCTGGGACGCACTCCGAAGGAAGAGATCGACCGCCAGCGCGCACAGATCGTGTGCGACAAGCTGCGGCGCACCGATTGGACGATCGACCGCATCGCCGGTGATCTGGGCTTCGGTGCGGCCGATGAACTCTGCCGCTTCTTCAAGCGCACCACGGGCACCACTCCCGGAGAATTCCGGCGCGGAGGATCGGCGAAGATCGCGTGA